TATTGCTGGCTTATCCTCCAGCGAAATTCTTCGGCAAGAAGCTGGACCTGCATTTAATTGCGGGTCAGCTCGACTTGGATTTTGCGGACCGCCCGCAGGTGATGGTGAACCGCGTTGTGCGCAGACTGTCGAACCCGAAATGGATCGAGCATCGTGTGCGCAAAATCGCATTTACGTATTGTGATCGGCTGTTTGTCCCGGGTTGCCGTGCCCGGGATTTCTTACTCAGGATGGGAGTGCCGGAGCAACGGATCGTGAACATCCACAGCGCCGTGAACCCTGAAGTCTACTGTCCCGACGGACGTGAGCGGGATATCGATGTGCTGGTGATTGCGAATTTGCAAAAGCGAAAGCGGCCGGAACTGACCGTGAAGATACTTGAAGCAGTGCTTGAGCAAAAGCCGGATGCGAAGTTTGTGTGGATCGGGGACGGACACTTGCGAGACGAGGTGCTGGGTTGGGTGGCGAATTCGCCCATTCGTGATCATACAGAGATGATTGGCCACACGGATGATGTTTTAAGTTTTGACCGAAGGGCCAAGGTCTATCTCTTGAATTCCATTTCGGAAGGACTCTCGTGTGCGACGATGGAAGCGATGTCTGCAGGAGCAGTTCCGGTGACGAGCGATGCGGGCGACATGGCGGAGGTTGTGCGGACCGGGGAGACCGGGGAGCTAATCATGGACGGCGACAATCCGGCAGAATATGCAAGGGTCATTTTGGGATTACTGTATGATGATAGCAGACGAGAGCAGTTGGCGCGAGCCGGTCGGGATCTGATTGTTCGGGAACACAGTTTTGCCGCGATTATAAAGGCGTGGAAGAGCCTTGACAGCGGCAGGTAAGATGCGTTCATAGAGTGTGAACAGGAGTGGCAAACAAAGAAACGGGGCGCCCCAGAAGGGCGCCCCGTCTTTTCATTCATCGAGATGTGCGTTAGTTGCAGTCGGCGACGACGACGAACTTCTTGTAGTTCGCGAAGCCAACCGGAGCAACCCATTCAGCATCTCCGGCCGTCCGGAAGACGGTATCTTCGAGCAGATAGTCAGGATCGGCACCGCCATCCGGGTCACCATCGGAGTTCGGATTGGTCGTGCTGTAGATCAAGTAGTTGGCATCCTGTGGAGCCGTGAAGAACAACTTGGCGCCGCCATTGCCTGGAGCGAGGTAGATCGTCAAATCGATGATCGGATCGCAGGGCTGCGCGCAAGGACTCAGACAGAAGGCCAAGTCAAATGTTTCAGGCGTCTGCGGCACACCTGCGGTATAGAGGAGCGATGAGCCTTCATCGCTGTCTCCGCTGCTGCCCCACAGGAAGCGACAGTCATCTGGGCTTCCAACCGACGTGCCCTGAATGCTAATCCAACCGCTGGTCAATTCGCAGCACGTGCCTGCAGGCCAGTTGTAGGTGTACGCAAGAGCCTCATACACATCGAGGTAGACCAACCCTGACGGGTCACCATTCAGCGATGCAGTGATGTCGCAGACCGGACCGGCTGCAATGTCCGGTGCTCCGGCGAGATCAGACCAAACCTGAATTGAGAAGGTCATCGGGTTTTCATCACAAGGATTGAAGTTCGCAGCCTGTGTGGTGATACCCCAGAAGTTAATGGCATCGAATCCATTCACTCCAGCCGGCAGGGTGAAGCTGTCATAACGCTTGAGCGTTCCCAAAACGTCAGAAACGCCGAACGTCCAATCACCTGTCGGAACGGTGACCGGCTGACTAAAGGCGGACTCACCCGGGCAGTCGTTCAAGACCACGCACGGTTCGCAGGAGACCGAGAGAGTATACTTCGATCCACAGGGAGCTTCGGTAAGGCCTTGAAGTGGCGCGGAAATAATGTAGTAGTCGCCTGCCGACAAGCATGCAGAGACCGTATGAGTGCTGCACTCAAAGGCCGAACTGAACGAAATCGTCGTTGCCGGACAGTCGCTGGTGATCCAGAGACTGTTAGGCAGTTCGCCCTGAGCGGTTGCCGTAATACGGGAGTCGCCAGTCAGGGTAATCTTATACCAGTCAAGGTCGCGGAAAGTCGAGTCATTACGGGTGTAGTAACCCCACGAACCGCACTTAGTATCGCCGCAGGAAATCGTCTCAAAAGACGGCGGTACGGCGTTACAGCCTTCGTTCGTGCCGACAAAACCGGGGCCGCAATCCGTCTCGGCTTCGTTGTCATTGCAGGTAATCGGGCAGGGCTGGCAGCAGGACACTGCAATTGAATACTGTCCGACGTCACCCGGTGCATAACCCGTCACGAGCAGGAAGTAGGTGCCCGGCGTAAGGTCTACGCAGCGAATGAATGACAAGCCGCCGACGGTTCCGCACTGGTCATCATCTTCCGCAGAATAGGCAACACAGCAGTTTGCTTCGTCAAAGAGATACAAGCGCTGGTCGTAGGCCTGCGGGCCGTCACAGCCCTTGAAGTTGTAGGTACCTGCGGTGGTGATATTGAGTTCCCACAATTCGCCTTCATTGCCAATCGCGCACGGGTCACCGGCGCCGATCGTCGTACCCACGATGGCCGGAGTAGAGCCGGCGCAGGACACGGTTGCGGTGTAGTCGGGAATACAGGTTACGAGGTTGCAGGTCAACGTTGCCGTATACTGCGCGCCGCAGGTTACACCGGTCAGGAACGCGGTGGAAACATAGGCGTAGTAGGTGCCGGGTTCGAGACGACCTGTAAGTGTGGCCGTCGAGCAGGCCTGCTCAATCGCACTTCCGAGCACGATGGCTTCGTCACATTCGAGTCCTGCGGGGCCGGCTTGGAAAATGGCAATCAACACGCAGAATTCGGCGGTCACGCTAAAGGAAACGTCCGACGTTTGTGTGACGGTGAACTCGAAGAAGTCGTCATCGGAGCTATTCACTCCACCGACTGTAAAGGTGCCCGAGGTACCGCAAATGGTCTCACCGCAGTCAATCGAACCGAAGTTCTCGGCGGCGGCAAAACAGCCACCATTGGTGACGTCTACATAGTTGGTACCGCACGTCGGTTCGCCTTCAGGGGTCGAGCCGCCCGGGCAGGTCACATCGCAGACCTGTTCAGTCGTGCAGGTGACAGGCGTACAGCCGACATTGGATTCACCATAGACGGTAATCAGATAGAAACCATTGGCCGGAGCCGAGAAGAAGCTGCTGTGGTCTGTCCATGTGCAGCCATTGAACACCCACTGCTCACATAGCGGACGAGCAGAACTATTCCACAGCAATGACGGCCAAAGCGAGCGGAAGGCACCACCGGCGCCGCCATTATCGCCGGGACCCGTCCAGCTTACGTATTCGATTGAAACGAAGAAGGGACCGTTGACGCAGGTATTCATTGGAACCGTCAGGGTTGCCAATTGTCCGGCAGCATTCGTCGTCGTATAGGAAACCAACTGAGAGCTGAAGAGATTGTTTCCGGGATTCGCGCAGGAGTCCGCCGAGCAGTTTGAGGTGCCGTAGAGATTTACACGATATACGGCTGTACCAGCACCGTTTGCACCCGTGATTCCGAAGGCTGCCGCATTGGCAACCTGAAAGCGGACGGAGTCCACACGGTAGGGATAATCCGGATCGCCGGGGCAGGAGGGACCCGGGTTAATCCAGCCGGAGAACTCAAAGCCTGACGACGCATTTAAGAACCCAGAAGCTGCCGTAGCACCTTGGATTATCGTGCAGACGACGTCGAGCGGATTGTTCTCTTCGCGGAACTCATCGGCGATGCCGGGCAACAAGTTCGAAGTCTCATTTGTGGAGACTGCGCGGTGCTCTGCAAGAAACTCCGATACCGACTGGCCAGTGCTCAGCTCGCGATTCACACGGCCCGCGAAGGGGTTGCTCTGCACCTTGCCCGATACGGAAGCAACCTCACCTTGAACAGGGGTGGCTGTTTCGCTGATGCCGGGAGCCTTTGCAACGGCTACGCTCTGAGCCACGTCGCGCTTGGCCAAACTGTTTGAAGTCTTGGACAGAGTTGCGTACGCCGACATCGCCACAGCGATACAGACGCAAGTTATGACACTAGTCCACAACCACTTGTTTTTAATCATGTTCATGCTCTCCTCAAAATAATTAGTCTCAGGCTTGAAGGTTTCTTCACCTTCAGTCTACTTTGCTTCAATGTCATTCATAAGGACTCACTTCGACGTGAGTCTCACACAGTTTAGAAATATAGTCACGGAACAACTGAAAGTCACGTAAAGTTCGGTCGATTGTTAAGAATGCCTGCAAATTTTCTTTCACATCACAAGACAGAAAAACAAGGAAAATCAGAATCTTAACTATTATTCAAGTCATGCAGAAGGATTTCACAGCTTGAGACCCCTACCATGCCTCTTTGGGGCAAATAATAGAGACCTGCGATCAGGAAACTCCGCGAGTTTTGTGGGTCAACGAAGTTTTGCGTTTCGTGAACGAACCAACATGCCCAACAATGACATCAGTCGCAGAGAGTAACTGAACATAAGAAGCCCGCGAGTGTCGCGGGCTTCTTGTTACATACCTCTCCAAAGTTCGAAGATCTTGTGGGGCAACTCGCTGCGCGCTCGCACCAGTTCATGCCCCGAGGAGCATTCGAGCACACCGGCAGCGGCACCTTTATGTCCGTCCCCCAGATTGAGCACGCGCATAATTTCTCCGACGTCTTTGGAGTGTGGACTTTGCTGCATCGAGAGAGCGAGCGAGATGCCGACCGCAAGTCTGTTCGTCTTGCGACCATGCTGAAAGACTGGTTTTAGTTCGACGTAGCACTTTGCCCTGGGGTCCACCAGTCCGATGAGTTTCTTGTCGATACGAGCGGGCTGCAGGAAGGCCGACAAATCCACCACATAAAGTTCTCCGTTGGTATCTTCGGGAAGCAGCACTCGATAATTCTGAATATGGTCAAGCATGCGGGACTCAAGCTCGCCATACTTGCGGGCACGCTCCCGAATCAACGGCTGATCCGCGACTTCACTGATAGGCAGGTCCCGCAGATCAAAGACCAAAGAGCGCAGAAACTCGGCATGCTCAGAGCGCGAGGAAGACGGTGCTTTGATGGCGCGATCAATGCGGCTGCCCGGTGTGTCGGCCCGCCAATCGTCAAGCGAATCGAACGCGAAGCTGTCAATCAGGTCTGCAATGTTCGCAAGCTCAGCGTAATCGTCGGGCAGTTCATCCTGTTCCGCAAAATAGTCATAGATGACACGCACACACGAGGGAGCTTCCGCAAAGCGGCCGGGGATAGTCGCGGGATCAATCCGCCGTAATCTGAGTTCCTCGAGATTTCCCGCATGGTGATCAAACCACATTCCGCACTGAAGGGGATAAGGGAGATCGCAGACAATGTCTTCCAAAGTGATCGGTATTTCCGCTTTAGCAACAGTGATCGGTCCTGCAAAACGGATATCCACGATGTCAAATCCCCACGACAACAGCGATGCACCCACAACTCCGTCGAAATCGTCGTGTGTAACAATGGAAGTGAGTTCAGTGGGCATCGAGGACAGGTCTTACTTCTTAAGCTTGTAACCGTCCGGCACATTGAACCTTGAAGTCTCAATGGCATCAGTATTCGCCGAGAGCAGCGTCTGCTCAAAGCTGTAAATGGTCTTCAACACATATTCAGGTTTCTCTTCCTGCTTCTTCTTCTTGCCAAGACCGAAGGGCATCTTCTGTGCAAGTTCATCGGCGGCACCTTCCTTGGCAGCTTTTGCAAGACTCTTGCCCTTCAGTCGGTTGTGCTCAACTTTGACGAGAGTCTGAACCGGTTCCCCGCGAGCCTCTTTAGCCTTCTCCAACACTTCCGACATCCTGTTTGCATAGAGATACGTGGCGCTGAGCAAACCTTCCGTCAAAGCAAGGTCGTTCAACCCGAGCGCCGTGAGATAGCGCTGCGTGTATGCCAGGATTTCATCTGCGCCCGGAACGGCCTCACTGTTCCACGCATTCACAGTGATAATGACTTTGTCATTTGGATCCTGCTTATTGATGCCAGTCGCAACAACGTGAGCGTTGCGGCATGTCCAGCCGCCGATTTCCTTCGGGTTTGTGTCCGAGAGATCTTCAACGGTCCATTCATACATGTCTTCTGTCGCAAGCGAGTCAGGTTCGTCCTCTTCCGGTTCCGCCTGCTCTGCTTCCGCCATGCCGCGCTTCAGCTGTTCACGGTATTCAGCCAAAGACATCACCGAGTACGTCTTCTTACCGTGATCGAGCGTCCAGACAGAATCCCGATCGAGGCGAGTAATGACTGAAGACTCAACGGCCTTTCCACGCGTCATGGTCTTCATAAAGCCGCCGGTCCACTGCACAGTGGACTCGGCGTTATGTTTATCCACAGAGTATAAACTGGTGGAAGTCGACGTGTTGCTGCCGATCTTCCCGATAGTAGCAGTAGTCTTGTATTCACGCTTGGCGTCTGCGAGAGCTGCGGATGCAAGAACGACCATCAAAGCGAAGAGTAGTGCGGTTCTCATTTTGAGCACCTAAAGGTTAGAGTTCATGAAGCGGCTCCATGTGATGGTTACAATGTCAGGCACACAAGGAGAGGTGGGAATTCAAGGAGTATTGAATAAGAGTTACTTCAAGAGAATTGCTTTTCTGACTGCGATTTCCCGTCCCGACTGAATTCTGAAGAAGTAGAGACCGGATGGACGGCTCGCTGGTGACCACAGCACGCGGTGCTCGCCCGCCCCGACAGGTTTATTGAGCAGTGTTTCCACTTTGCGGCCCAAGACGTCGTAAACGGAGACTTCAAGGCGGGAGTTCTGCGCGATCGAGACGGTCAATTCCGCAGATGCGTTGAAGGGGTTCGGGAAAACGTCTGAGACTTCAAAGCGTTGTGGAATAGAGCTGTGTTCCGGAGCGGTTGATGGATACGGTTCAAGCCGCGTGGTGAACAGAACAGCCCAGGGCGGGCGCACGCTCCACGTGCGATTGCCATAGCTTCCGTTGTAGAGACACTGTATCCCTACCGTCTCGGACGCATTCTCAATGCCGATCGAAGAAGAGTTCGGAACATCGACGCGCTCATAGAGCATCAGGATGTCCGCATCTCCGGTGGGAGTGACCCAGGATTCAGGATTCAGGATTTGGAGCTGACAATTGATACGGCCCGCACCGCCGGGCAGGAACCGGAAGTCGAGATATTCAATAATCACTCGATCGAGCTCAGGGCTGTAATAGTAGCAAAGTTCCGAGCTGTCGGGAACCCACTGCAGGTTATCCCAGAAGAGCGAGATGCCAGCCGCAGGTCCGGAAGCACCCGGAATCTGGAAATTGAAATAGGAGTGGTCGTGCGAAATGCCTGCAGCGAGCCAGCCGTTCTCATTGATGGTCAGCGAGTCATAGACTTGCCCGTAATACCGGAACGGGAAGGGCATGGCAATGTAGGCCGAAGAATCTCGATTTTCAAGTGTCAAGAGTGTTCCGGCTCCGAAACGTGACGGTGCTATCTCAATCCAGTCATAGGTCGGTGGAATCAAAGAATCGAGCTGGTCAAACGCACGGTATCCGTAGTTATCAGGTCCCTGTGCCTGAGACTTTGCCGAATGCAAATGAATATTCAGGATCACCTCTTCGCCGGTGGGCAGAGCGACGGTCGTCTCGGCAACCGCACCATCGTAGGTTATGAGCAATGTATACGAAGAGTCTCCGGGCAAGTCAACCAGAAACCGGCCCTCATTATTGGAATTTAGAGGGACAAGTGGAAGACCGGGGAATGCGATCGTGGCGCCCCGAACAGGAACGGCCTCACCGGCGGTAAGCCTTCCTGAGATTCTGCCTTGTGGCACCGGAGTAAGGGCAAAGTCAACGATTAGTGTTTCCGCCGCAGCGACAGTCACTTCAAGCGTTTCGGCGGCGTAGCCGTATCGGCTACAGATGAGCTGCCAGGTAGAGTCACCGGGCAAGGACAGCGCGTATTCGCCATCGGCACTTGTCACACGCTGGCGAGTTCCCGCACGAACCAAAGCGTTTGGAATTGGCGCCTCGGTTACTGCATCGCGAACGATACCGCTGACGATGGCGCGATTGAGTGAGATTGCCAGGACGGCTTCGTAGGCGTCCACGAAGCCGAAGCCGTAGTCGTTGTCCTCTCCTTCGGTGCCGTAGTCATGGGCGGTACGCATTAGTATGGATTTGATTTCACGTACTTCAGCGTTGGGATTGGCCTCACGCATCAGGGCGACAATTCCCGCGACGTGCGGTCCGGCCATGGATGTGCCGCTCAGTCGAATGTAGTTGTTACCCGGGTAGGAAGAGTAGACATCCACGCCGGGTGCGCAGACTTCAGGTTTGATGGCCAGAAACGGCGGGCAATCAGTCGGTCCACGACTGGAAAACGAGGCGACGGTATAGGGGGGGATTGTATCAGAGTTGGCATTAACGGCACCGATCGAAAAGACGGTGACAGAATCCAGCTGAATAGTCGCAGGACTGCGCAGTGTGCGCGGGCTTGAACCCTCATTTCCCGCCGAGAAGGTGACGACGACACCTGCCGCTTCACAATTCACGATCGCATCATTCCACAGTTGGAAGCAATCGGTATAACCGCCGAATCGACCGTCCACCCCCCAGGAGTTTTGCACCACATCCGGCACGTCGTCCACCGTGACGCTGTTTCCGTCAGGGTCTGAGAGCCACTGGAATGCGTCTAAGATATCGTTATTGAATCCTCCGCCGCTTTGCTGATTGATGCCGTTGCAAGCAATCCACTGTGCCTGCGGAGCAACTCCGACGGAATCGTTGCTGGTTGCAGAATTGCCGCAAATAGTTCCCATGACATGTGTGCCGTGACCGCCATTCGAGCTGTTGTCGTGAGGAAATGTCGTAATCCCTACAACATCCAGCCAGCACTCTGCTACCGGGGC
This sequence is a window from bacterium. Protein-coding genes within it:
- a CDS encoding glycosyltransferase family 4 protein; translation: MRHWLITTTLNNNLLKAKLPPLLEALPDLEITFVTDRIGPQMERVRWVVPPRWLHRLAGRLISRELVLWREISRKQVERVMVYNAVPHLLLAYPPAKFFGKKLDLHLIAGQLDLDFADRPQVMVNRVVRRLSNPKWIEHRVRKIAFTYCDRLFVPGCRARDFLLRMGVPEQRIVNIHSAVNPEVYCPDGRERDIDVLVIANLQKRKRPELTVKILEAVLEQKPDAKFVWIGDGHLRDEVLGWVANSPIRDHTEMIGHTDDVLSFDRRAKVYLLNSISEGLSCATMEAMSAGAVPVTSDAGDMAEVVRTGETGELIMDGDNPAEYARVILGLLYDDSRREQLARAGRDLIVREHSFAAIIKAWKSLDSGR
- a CDS encoding S8 family peptidase — translated: MRYFIASLHSVLACTFALCFASQVSSGTSDKISPQLAELWKQSGDSEVTVIAYLHDRAEIASLDQYLTKSRATRQLRHQLVIDELRRVAQESQSRLLTELNALRQQGSIEGFTPYWIVNAIVIRGDSSAVSWLANQPEVEWVEESFSAELIEPVDRSSVSNALDENHGVPTGIRAIGAPRVWYELGFTGAGRIVGNIDTGVDGAHPALAARWRGTTAPVAECWLDVVGITTFPHDNSSNGGHGTHVMGTICGNSATSNDSVGVAPQAQWIACNGINQQSGGGFNNDILDAFQWLSDPDGNSVTVDDVPDVVQNSWGVDGRFGGYTDCFQLWNDAIVNCEAAGVVVTFSAGNEGSSPRTLRSPATIQLDSVTVFSIGAVNANSDTIPPYTVASFSSRGPTDCPPFLAIKPEVCAPGVDVYSSYPGNNYIRLSGTSMAGPHVAGIVALMREANPNAEVREIKSILMRTAHDYGTEGEDNDYGFGFVDAYEAVLAISLNRAIVSGIVRDAVTEAPIPNALVRAGTRQRVTSADGEYALSLPGDSTWQLICSRYGYAAETLEVTVAAAETLIVDFALTPVPQGRISGRLTAGEAVPVRGATIAFPGLPLVPLNSNNEGRFLVDLPGDSSYTLLITYDGAVAETTVALPTGEEVILNIHLHSAKSQAQGPDNYGYRAFDQLDSLIPPTYDWIEIAPSRFGAGTLLTLENRDSSAYIAMPFPFRYYGQVYDSLTINENGWLAAGISHDHSYFNFQIPGASGPAAGISLFWDNLQWVPDSSELCYYYSPELDRVIIEYLDFRFLPGGAGRINCQLQILNPESWVTPTGDADILMLYERVDVPNSSSIGIENASETVGIQCLYNGSYGNRTWSVRPPWAVLFTTRLEPYPSTAPEHSSIPQRFEVSDVFPNPFNASAELTVSIAQNSRLEVSVYDVLGRKVETLLNKPVGAGEHRVLWSPASRPSGLYFFRIQSGREIAVRKAILLK